One window of Atribacter laminatus genomic DNA carries:
- a CDS encoding RsmB/NOP family class I SAM-dependent RNA methyltransferase — protein MPITVNVRLEAFLILNRLFRGEPIFLDKHYSLSIKTGELSIPDRSFLVHLVRGIVKFYPQLQEIASVYLQKPKGLPKKVQIILYLGLFQLAVDTRIPDYAVVSETVELARHTHSHPWIKLVNAVLRKAASERVRWCKQAEQWGMVLPQWLEGYWRRFLTEGEMNQLKKSLVLPPVLYLRVNPLKTDSQKLITILLKKYSIVSNSLPLLPNALNTGLDYTQLVETDEYQKGYFSIHDLSSQVMVHLFDPQPGEKIVDIGCGSGGKTLMMAQMMKNKGCIYAVDIYPEKLKTLETLAHRQGIDIIRTIAVDATQSLPQELIDANRVFVDAPCSGWGTLRRNPEIGIIRKKSDNRPFAEKQFQLLCHASALIKKSGIILYCVCTLTPEETEGVVGAFEKLNPGEWEVNLPGNSLLQPELKPTILSDDKSYVIWPHYFNSDGFFGRAWRKL, from the coding sequence ATGCCCATAACTGTGAACGTTCGTTTAGAAGCTTTTCTTATCTTGAACCGACTTTTTCGAGGAGAACCCATTTTTTTAGATAAACACTATTCATTATCAATAAAAACTGGTGAGCTTTCAATTCCCGACCGTTCCTTTTTAGTTCACTTGGTTCGAGGAATCGTGAAATTTTATCCCCAACTTCAGGAAATTGCCTCAGTCTATCTTCAAAAACCCAAGGGTCTTCCCAAAAAGGTTCAAATCATATTGTATTTGGGGCTTTTTCAACTGGCGGTGGATACCCGCATTCCGGATTATGCGGTGGTGTCGGAGACTGTCGAATTAGCTCGTCATACTCATTCCCATCCTTGGATTAAACTGGTCAACGCTGTCTTACGCAAGGCGGCATCGGAAAGAGTCCGTTGGTGCAAACAAGCGGAACAGTGGGGCATGGTTCTTCCTCAATGGTTAGAAGGATATTGGAGAAGGTTTTTGACCGAGGGCGAAATGAACCAACTGAAAAAATCCCTGGTTCTTCCTCCAGTTCTTTATCTTCGAGTGAATCCTTTAAAAACGGATTCACAAAAACTCATTACGATTTTATTAAAAAAGTATTCTATCGTCTCAAATTCACTGCCCTTGCTGCCCAATGCTCTTAATACTGGTTTGGATTACACTCAATTAGTTGAAACTGACGAATATCAAAAAGGATATTTTTCTATCCACGATTTAAGCTCTCAGGTCATGGTCCATCTTTTTGATCCTCAACCAGGTGAGAAGATTGTTGATATTGGTTGCGGCTCAGGAGGAAAAACCTTAATGATGGCTCAGATGATGAAAAATAAGGGTTGCATATATGCGGTTGACATTTACCCGGAAAAATTAAAGACTCTTGAAACTTTGGCTCATCGCCAAGGAATTGATATTATCCGAACCATTGCAGTTGATGCAACCCAGTCCCTTCCTCAAGAACTAATTGATGCCAATCGGGTTTTTGTGGACGCTCCCTGTTCCGGCTGGGGAACACTACGAAGAAATCCTGAAATTGGAATTATTAGAAAAAAATCTGATAACCGACCTTTTGCTGAAAAGCAGTTTCAACTTTTATGCCATGCCTCTGCATTAATAAAAAAAAGTGGTATTATATTGTATTGTGTTTGTACTTTGACACCGGAAGAAACCGAGGGAGTAGTTGGAGCCTTTGAAAAACTGAATCCTGGAGAATGGGAAGTAAATTTACCTGGAAATAGTTTGTTACAACCTGAATTGAAACCAACTATCTTATCCGATGATAAATCATATGTAATATGGCCTCATTATTTTAATTCCGATGGTTTTTTTGGGAGGGCTTGGAGGAAACTGTGA
- a CDS encoding zinc metallopeptidase, with translation MFYPFDYTFILLIPALILAFYAQSKVKNTYATLSQKRSRAGLSGLEVAQQLIQQNNLSLRVEETPGQLTDHYDPSREILRLSTGVARGGSIADYSIAAHEVGHALQKREKYGAFALRSILVPVASIGSRAAFPLFFVGLIFSFRFLMDIGIIFFSAAVLFQVVTLPVEYDASRRAYAALTNSGIVAGDEQPDIKKMLNAAALTYVAATAMAALQLLRLILLRQSRD, from the coding sequence ATGTTTTATCCTTTTGATTATACGTTTATTTTATTGATTCCGGCACTCATCCTGGCTTTTTATGCCCAATCAAAAGTAAAGAACACCTATGCAACTCTTTCACAGAAACGTTCTCGGGCAGGTTTGAGTGGATTAGAAGTTGCCCAACAGCTTATTCAACAAAATAATCTTTCCCTGCGGGTTGAAGAGACCCCAGGACAGCTAACCGATCACTATGATCCATCTCGAGAAATACTCAGACTTTCTACCGGTGTAGCTCGGGGTGGTTCAATAGCTGATTATAGTATTGCTGCGCACGAAGTTGGGCATGCATTGCAAAAGCGCGAGAAATACGGGGCTTTTGCCTTGCGTTCGATTTTGGTTCCTGTGGCCAGTATCGGTTCACGAGCCGCTTTTCCGCTCTTTTTTGTAGGATTAATCTTTTCTTTTCGATTTCTCATGGATATTGGGATTATCTTCTTTAGCGCGGCAGTTTTATTCCAGGTGGTTACTCTCCCAGTGGAATACGATGCGAGCCGTCGAGCCTATGCAGCCTTAACCAATTCTGGTATAGTTGCCGGGGACGAACAGCCGGATATTAAAAAAATGCTAAATGCGGCAGCGTTAACCTATGTAGCTGCAACCGCCATGGCTGCTTTACAATTATTACGTTTAATTCTTCTTCGTCAAAGCCGAGACTAA